From a single Collibacillus ludicampi genomic region:
- a CDS encoding mannose-1-phosphate guanylyltransferase has protein sequence MLYALILAGGVGSRFWPKSSVSNPKQFLRIFGNQSLLQTTVSRVRPLIHKDCIYVVGNERYMERIREQLPDIADTNLIIEPEARETAAGIGLGAVKLIKRDPQAVMAVLPSDHFIGNEQDFRRYLAWAAEYAHTSRMLVTFGIRPTEPKTGYGYIQIGRLLLQDGVHRIYQAKEFTEKPDFERALHFLQTGMYLWNSGMFVWRVATLLQAFRQHMPSMYTRLSRIYDALDTPQEQEVIREEYRNMEKVSVDYGLMEKADNVAVIPADFAWDDVGSWRSLERFLPHDDKGNIVNGLHVGIDTYGSIIESDDMLITTIGVRDLLIVQADRSLLVADKERDQEIKELVKRIDMRDLREFL, from the coding sequence ATGCTATATGCACTGATTCTAGCCGGAGGTGTTGGCAGCCGGTTTTGGCCGAAAAGTTCTGTGAGCAATCCGAAACAGTTCTTGCGAATCTTCGGAAATCAATCGCTTTTGCAAACGACTGTGAGCCGTGTACGCCCATTGATCCACAAAGATTGCATCTACGTGGTGGGCAACGAAAGATACATGGAGAGAATCCGTGAGCAACTTCCGGATATCGCGGACACTAACCTGATCATCGAACCTGAAGCCCGTGAAACGGCAGCAGGTATCGGTTTAGGAGCCGTCAAACTGATCAAACGCGATCCACAAGCCGTCATGGCTGTCTTGCCTAGCGATCATTTTATCGGGAATGAGCAGGATTTCAGGCGTTATCTCGCTTGGGCGGCGGAGTATGCGCACACAAGCAGAATGTTGGTGACTTTCGGCATTCGCCCGACAGAACCGAAAACGGGGTATGGGTATATCCAGATCGGACGTTTGCTCTTGCAAGATGGGGTCCATCGTATCTACCAGGCAAAGGAATTTACAGAAAAACCGGACTTTGAACGTGCGCTTCATTTCTTGCAAACAGGGATGTATTTGTGGAACTCGGGTATGTTTGTCTGGCGGGTGGCGACTCTTTTACAAGCGTTTCGCCAACATATGCCATCGATGTACACGCGCCTCTCGAGAATCTATGATGCATTGGATACCCCGCAAGAACAGGAAGTCATTCGTGAGGAATATCGCAACATGGAAAAAGTGTCTGTCGATTACGGATTGATGGAAAAAGCGGACAACGTCGCAGTCATCCCTGCCGACTTTGCCTGGGATGATGTAGGGTCATGGCGTTCTTTGGAACGCTTTCTGCCCCATGACGACAAAGGCAACATTGTCAACGGCTTGCATGTCGGTATCGACACGTATGGCAGCATCATCGAGAGTGACGATATGTTAATTACGACCATCGGTGTGCGGGATCTGTTGATCGTCCAGGCCGACCGCTCATTACTTGTGGCAGATAAGGAGCGTGACCAAGAAATTAAGGAACTTGTGAAGCGTATTGATATGCGGGACTTGCGAGAATTCTTGTGA
- a CDS encoding CotS family spore coat protein, which translates to MRHEKSTILRQLEENGFPQEILDAYDLPVQKVQPVRKVIRLFTDLGDFVLKRFVFGKTNLEFSIAAMIHLEKNGFRSVPTIVRTEEGNSYTEVDGIHYVIMSWQQGRESDYERIDHLAMATRALAELHRKGKGFVPPYAPGKVQYGMWINHFVERIGEMERFVDYAREEDSFFARMYVETGAYFISEAKCAVDHLIRSPYEELSEKARDERELCHHDYAHHNVLIGENHTVSVIDFDYAICDVRAHDIASLILRNMKHTGWDGRTARFILRAYDQSSKLMKGETDLIYGMLRFPQDFWEAGYFYYVEKNRSPEVLEKRLRKWIELRENRADFLQDFKMNADLVLRTGTLR; encoded by the coding sequence ATGCGCCATGAGAAGTCTACGATTCTCCGACAATTAGAAGAGAACGGTTTTCCGCAAGAAATTCTCGATGCATATGATCTCCCCGTTCAAAAAGTACAACCTGTTCGTAAGGTGATCCGCTTGTTTACGGATCTGGGAGATTTTGTGCTCAAGCGATTTGTATTCGGAAAGACAAATCTGGAGTTTTCCATCGCTGCCATGATCCATTTAGAAAAAAATGGATTTCGCAGTGTCCCTACGATCGTGCGGACGGAAGAGGGAAACAGTTACACAGAAGTGGATGGAATTCATTATGTCATAATGAGTTGGCAACAGGGGCGTGAAAGCGATTATGAACGCATCGATCATCTAGCGATGGCGACACGGGCGTTAGCGGAACTCCATCGCAAAGGCAAAGGATTTGTACCTCCTTACGCGCCCGGTAAAGTACAGTACGGGATGTGGATCAATCATTTTGTCGAACGCATCGGTGAAATGGAGCGTTTTGTCGATTATGCACGAGAAGAAGATTCGTTCTTTGCTCGCATGTATGTAGAGACAGGCGCATATTTTATCAGCGAGGCGAAGTGTGCGGTCGATCATCTGATAAGGTCTCCATATGAAGAGTTGTCAGAGAAAGCAAGGGACGAACGTGAACTCTGCCATCACGATTACGCACACCATAATGTGCTAATCGGTGAAAATCACACGGTCTCGGTGATCGACTTTGATTACGCGATTTGTGATGTTCGGGCGCATGATATCGCCAGTCTCATCTTGCGCAACATGAAACATACGGGGTGGGACGGACGGACAGCCCGGTTTATCTTGCGTGCGTATGATCAGTCCTCGAAACTCATGAAGGGCGAGACAGATCTCATTTATGGAATGTTGCGCTTTCCACAAGATTTTTGGGAAGCCGGCTACTTTTATTACGTTGAAAAAAACAGGTCTCCTGAAGTTTTAGAAAAACGTTTGCGCAAATGGATCGAGTTGCGCGAAAACAGGGCTGATTTTTTGCAAGATTTCAAAATGAATGCAGACTTGGTACTACGGACAGGGACTCTACGATAA
- a CDS encoding CotS family spore coat protein has protein sequence MGKKERWEEREIYEEFVDAGYDPEILREYDLIPERARQVRGVLRLKTRSGYRMLKRVNTSEARLKFVFEALEYIYPRFSHVPRFIRTKYADPYVVTMQGLYYLTDWLPGREAELKKPKHLFIATEMLGRLHQAGKGYEAHGFVDAGKGDFLATLTTYRTKIDSYVEFATERASQTAFDLHFLAQKDQLITLMEHALEQLQSSPYHEVLESAKDAKTLCHGSFSKQNVLIDGKTASIVDFDHCHYGPPVCDIGAFLHRYMPKYSWDVEVGQSILDIYQGVRPLSQEEMHVLLAYMAFPLKPVQIVSWYYEGLRGWSDEKYGKQLTKALQAETGRDIFIRDLAGRYNLAVHMPTYTQETDFEEMEGEFASPEETEQEDTLQEQPQQPQLEENEEEQKAYEEVLEQAVLTRVQKQKKRGRKMEENVKTSTQNGLWVDEERIRPGNQKD, from the coding sequence ATGGGAAAAAAGGAACGATGGGAGGAACGCGAAATTTACGAAGAATTTGTCGACGCCGGCTACGATCCAGAGATTCTTCGCGAGTATGATCTGATACCGGAACGAGCCCGGCAAGTTCGCGGTGTCTTGCGTTTAAAAACCCGTTCCGGGTATCGTATGTTAAAACGAGTGAACACTTCGGAAGCCCGATTGAAGTTTGTCTTTGAGGCACTGGAATATATCTATCCTCGCTTTTCACATGTTCCGCGTTTTATCCGTACGAAATATGCGGATCCGTACGTGGTTACTATGCAAGGGTTGTATTACTTGACGGACTGGTTGCCTGGCAGGGAGGCGGAACTGAAAAAACCGAAACACCTGTTCATTGCGACAGAAATGTTGGGCCGACTTCATCAGGCGGGAAAAGGGTATGAAGCACACGGGTTTGTGGATGCAGGTAAAGGTGACTTTTTGGCAACTTTGACGACCTACCGAACAAAGATCGATAGCTATGTAGAATTCGCAACGGAACGCGCGAGTCAGACCGCATTTGACTTACACTTTCTCGCACAAAAAGATCAATTGATCACATTGATGGAACACGCGTTGGAACAGTTGCAATCATCTCCCTATCATGAAGTTTTGGAAAGCGCGAAGGATGCGAAAACGCTCTGCCACGGATCATTTTCAAAACAAAATGTACTCATTGACGGAAAAACGGCGAGTATCGTCGATTTTGACCATTGTCACTACGGTCCGCCCGTTTGTGATATCGGAGCGTTTCTGCACCGATATATGCCGAAATACAGTTGGGATGTGGAAGTGGGTCAATCGATCCTCGATATTTATCAGGGTGTTCGTCCGCTGAGTCAGGAGGAGATGCATGTTTTACTTGCGTATATGGCATTTCCTCTCAAGCCGGTACAGATCGTTTCCTGGTATTACGAAGGGTTGCGCGGGTGGAGTGATGAGAAATACGGTAAGCAGTTGACAAAAGCGTTACAGGCGGAAACGGGACGGGATATTTTCATTCGGGATTTGGCCGGCAGATATAACCTGGCTGTACACATGCCCACCTATACCCAAGAGACCGATTTTGAAGAAATGGAAGGAGAGTTTGCTTCACCGGAAGAGACTGAACAAGAAGATACCCTGCAGGAACAGCCGCAACAACCGCAACTTGAGGAAAACGAAGAAGAACAAAAAGCGTATGAAGAAGTTCTGGAACAGGCAGTACTCACGCGCGTACAGAAACAAAAGAAACGTGGGAGAAAAATGGAGGAAAATGTGAAAACATCCACACAAAACGGCTTGTGGGTGGATGAAGAGCGCATTCGTCCCGGCAATCAAAAGGACTGA
- a CDS encoding LysM peptidoglycan-binding domain-containing protein, whose product MAESERVPVIRINVDQQIPIESLHGHEFIEDTTVATEVISFNREDDSYILEGALIFSGFLRESHPIDDEIFGHLQGDVIVSSQDESQDEKKGDEQILPLHHRLPFQLHVPVTVQESKFLNVYARVGQWDLRIIRSGWAYVQAELIIYGLNGSEGYVFRCGDQQEDVPKQAQDLDQLLDQVNESFTEQAENQRDPYVSDDVDLIPSQTYPSNLYRQEAQSDEAVPYNENEWMMSSFEERSEEKEEVVFTPDPQLIAQTDPWAARAYNEEQEGDSKKRSEETSVEWRDSFVEWDRFSPEGENEGPTGERKEFSGGEINAEPVSQEDEQPIEVAEFEHVADDKIGSVLPHKHIPEMKVFFGNKKDFMESPISFSSLTKGQVKESGISAPSDFGEAINDTRTDGRSIEEDPSVRSTEPISSKSFNQGIPQPLREEAIPKEKHARMEHAEMTPGSQEKEGKRGEEKHREPVSSQAAQSEQEKHPNEEQRPPADVMEVKAGSEVSGVSSDPHSETDDMEEELLIEAEHDMNDENTIAVLDIAESSDMGQEDALVTEKSAAVSIAVHGNELWKGWNLKDDNKFTLKFRIVQETDHLDSLAERYSCSVTEIMRANGMSHEQLDSGQVLYIPTRRR is encoded by the coding sequence GTGGCAGAATCAGAACGTGTTCCGGTGATTCGCATTAATGTCGATCAACAGATTCCGATAGAAAGTTTGCACGGTCATGAATTCATTGAGGACACAACGGTAGCGACAGAAGTGATTTCTTTTAACCGGGAGGATGATTCATATATTCTTGAGGGTGCTTTGATTTTTTCAGGCTTCTTGCGTGAAAGCCATCCTATAGATGATGAGATTTTCGGACATTTGCAAGGGGATGTCATCGTATCATCACAGGATGAATCGCAGGATGAAAAGAAGGGGGATGAGCAGATCCTTCCCCTTCACCATCGCCTCCCCTTTCAGCTTCACGTTCCGGTCACAGTGCAAGAAAGCAAATTTTTAAACGTTTATGCGCGCGTGGGACAATGGGATTTGCGTATCATTCGATCAGGATGGGCGTACGTACAAGCGGAATTGATCATCTATGGATTAAATGGCAGTGAAGGATACGTGTTTCGTTGCGGAGATCAACAGGAAGATGTGCCGAAACAAGCTCAGGATCTCGATCAATTGCTCGATCAGGTGAACGAATCTTTCACGGAGCAGGCTGAAAACCAAAGGGATCCTTATGTTTCTGATGATGTAGATCTTATTCCTTCGCAAACCTATCCTTCAAATCTTTACCGACAAGAAGCTCAAAGTGATGAAGCTGTCCCTTACAACGAAAATGAGTGGATGATGAGTTCTTTCGAGGAACGATCGGAGGAAAAGGAAGAAGTGGTTTTTACTCCCGACCCGCAATTGATCGCTCAGACAGATCCATGGGCCGCGCGAGCTTATAACGAGGAACAGGAGGGCGATTCCAAGAAACGGAGCGAAGAAACGTCTGTTGAATGGAGAGATTCATTTGTTGAATGGGATCGTTTTTCACCAGAAGGGGAGAATGAGGGTCCAACCGGCGAGAGGAAAGAATTTTCTGGTGGGGAAATAAACGCTGAGCCTGTATCACAAGAAGATGAACAACCCATCGAAGTGGCGGAATTTGAACATGTAGCGGATGATAAGATCGGTTCTGTTCTCCCTCATAAGCATATTCCGGAAATGAAAGTATTTTTCGGCAACAAAAAGGATTTTATGGAAAGTCCGATCAGCTTTTCTTCGCTGACAAAAGGGCAGGTGAAAGAGAGCGGAATATCCGCGCCGAGTGATTTCGGTGAAGCAATCAATGACACGCGAACGGATGGAAGATCGATTGAAGAAGATCCTTCCGTAAGGAGTACAGAACCTATTTCTTCCAAATCATTCAACCAGGGAATTCCGCAACCGTTGAGGGAAGAAGCGATTCCGAAAGAAAAACACGCGCGTATGGAGCATGCGGAAATGACTCCTGGGTCACAAGAGAAAGAAGGAAAGCGTGGGGAAGAAAAGCATAGGGAACCTGTTTCTTCACAAGCTGCTCAGAGTGAACAAGAGAAACATCCCAATGAAGAGCAAAGACCGCCTGCGGATGTAATGGAAGTGAAAGCGGGTAGCGAGGTGTCCGGAGTTTCGTCAGACCCACATAGTGAAACTGACGATATGGAAGAAGAGCTACTCATCGAAGCGGAACATGACATGAATGATGAGAATACGATAGCAGTACTAGATATTGCGGAATCTTCGGACATGGGTCAAGAGGATGCGCTCGTTACAGAAAAATCAGCGGCTGTCAGCATAGCCGTTCATGGAAACGAATTATGGAAAGGTTGGAATTTAAAAGACGATAATAAGTTTACCCTTAAGTTTCGCATTGTACAGGAAACCGATCATCTGGACAGCTTGGCAGAACGCTATTCCTGCAGTGTTACAGAGATTATGCGAGCGAACGGAATGTCACATGAACAGCTGGATTCGGGACAGGTACTCTATATTCCCACCAGGCGGCGTTGA
- a CDS encoding CotS family spore coat protein: MANKVEAVKKGVQPPLADVEAMYGIRVQKCVPVRAVWKLTTDRGEYALKKVVHAKEKLMFIYQATEHLWKNGFTNLARFIPTREGHPFIEGADGRYFLTEWIEGRESDLEDPAELKQAVELMARFHLASRGFVPTIDAMTKTRWAGWIERFEKELQDLVTQKLRIMETPSDQWTEMEQVFMQTIEPMLEMAETGVKLLHQSDFPQVLGRERKLRGFIHGDFTYHNFILTADGNMSVIDFDYCAFELRVHDLARFMRKMLRRSHWDVDLGHTILSDYHAIAPLCDGELEVLRAVLYFPQRYWRAVERGFVSRRYTPQNAMKKMKQEVADIEQWRMFMQKYPSTL; encoded by the coding sequence TTGGCTAACAAAGTTGAGGCAGTCAAGAAAGGAGTACAACCGCCTCTGGCCGATGTCGAGGCGATGTACGGGATTCGTGTGCAGAAATGCGTACCAGTGCGTGCCGTGTGGAAACTCACCACCGATCGAGGTGAGTACGCTCTGAAAAAAGTTGTGCATGCAAAAGAAAAATTAATGTTTATATATCAGGCAACCGAACATTTATGGAAAAACGGTTTTACCAATCTCGCTCGCTTTATTCCTACGCGGGAAGGACATCCGTTTATCGAAGGGGCTGACGGTCGATATTTCCTTACCGAGTGGATCGAAGGGCGCGAGAGCGATTTGGAAGACCCCGCCGAATTGAAACAAGCTGTCGAATTGATGGCACGTTTCCATCTCGCATCACGAGGATTCGTTCCGACGATCGACGCGATGACCAAAACGAGATGGGCAGGATGGATAGAACGATTCGAAAAAGAACTGCAGGATCTTGTGACACAAAAATTGCGCATCATGGAAACACCGAGCGACCAATGGACAGAAATGGAACAGGTGTTTATGCAAACGATCGAACCGATGCTGGAAATGGCGGAAACGGGTGTCAAACTTTTGCACCAATCAGACTTTCCACAAGTATTGGGAAGAGAAAGAAAATTGCGCGGATTCATCCATGGCGATTTCACTTACCACAATTTTATTCTCACGGCTGATGGGAATATGTCAGTCATTGATTTTGATTATTGCGCGTTTGAACTGCGCGTACACGATCTGGCACGTTTCATGCGCAAGATGTTGCGGCGTTCTCATTGGGACGTCGATCTCGGCCATACAATCTTGTCCGACTACCATGCGATTGCACCTTTATGTGACGGAGAACTTGAAGTGTTGCGTGCTGTTCTTTATTTCCCGCAGCGTTACTGGCGTGCTGTGGAACGGGGATTCGTCTCAAGAAGATATACGCCACAAAACGCGATGAAGAAGATGAAGCAGGAAGTTGCTGACATTGAACAATGGAGAATGTTCATGCAGAAGTATCCATCCACGCTTTAA
- the hemL gene encoding glutamate-1-semialdehyde 2,1-aminomutase, producing the protein MHKGYERSRNAYLEAKHFIPGGVNSPVRAFRAVGMDPVFVERGQGAYLYDIDGNEYIDYVLSWGPLIVGHAHPDVVQAIAEYAGKGTSFGAPTLLETMMARLVTEIVPSVEVVRMVNSGTEATMSALRLSRGYTGRSKIVKFEGCYHGHADSLLIKAGSGVATLGLPDSPGVSTEVAGQTLTVPFNDLESLHLVFETYGEDIAAVIIEPVVGNMGCVLPEEGYLQGVRKLTHEYGALLIFDEVMTGFRVAYGGAQERFRIEPDLTTLGKVIGGGLPVGAYGGKREIMEMIAPSGPIYQAGTLSGNPLAMIAGYTTLKLLAQEGLYEELERKAKRLADGFYETGYELGIPVYSNYIGGMFSCFFTGEKVVDYTSAKSSDLERYAKYFREMLKRGIYLAPSQLEACFLSTVHTDEDIDRTLEASREAMKTL; encoded by the coding sequence ATGCATAAAGGATATGAACGCTCCCGTAACGCCTACCTCGAAGCGAAACACTTCATACCTGGGGGTGTGAATTCTCCGGTACGCGCGTTTCGCGCGGTAGGAATGGACCCTGTTTTTGTCGAGCGCGGACAAGGGGCGTATCTGTATGATATCGACGGGAACGAGTACATCGACTATGTCTTGTCATGGGGACCTTTGATTGTCGGTCACGCACATCCAGATGTGGTTCAAGCGATCGCCGAATATGCGGGCAAGGGGACGAGTTTCGGTGCTCCCACCTTGCTTGAAACGATGATGGCAAGACTTGTGACAGAGATCGTCCCTTCTGTGGAAGTTGTGCGCATGGTAAACTCCGGGACGGAAGCGACGATGAGCGCGCTTCGTTTGTCCCGCGGCTATACGGGACGAAGCAAGATCGTTAAGTTTGAAGGGTGTTACCATGGACATGCGGATTCCTTGTTAATCAAAGCGGGATCAGGTGTTGCCACATTGGGACTACCTGATTCTCCGGGCGTCTCGACGGAAGTCGCAGGGCAAACACTGACGGTGCCTTTCAATGATCTTGAGTCCCTGCACCTCGTTTTTGAAACATATGGGGAAGATATTGCCGCTGTGATCATTGAGCCGGTTGTCGGTAACATGGGATGCGTCCTGCCTGAAGAAGGGTATCTGCAAGGCGTCAGGAAACTTACGCATGAATACGGCGCGTTGCTGATATTCGACGAGGTGATGACAGGATTTCGCGTCGCATATGGGGGTGCCCAGGAGCGCTTCAGGATCGAACCCGACTTAACGACTCTAGGGAAAGTCATCGGGGGAGGCTTACCCGTAGGTGCTTATGGAGGGAAAAGGGAGATCATGGAGATGATCGCACCTTCGGGACCGATCTACCAGGCGGGGACGTTATCCGGAAATCCACTGGCCATGATTGCGGGATACACGACATTGAAGTTGCTGGCTCAAGAGGGACTGTATGAGGAACTGGAGCGGAAGGCGAAACGCCTGGCGGACGGTTTTTACGAAACCGGATATGAATTGGGGATCCCCGTTTACAGCAATTACATCGGCGGTATGTTCAGTTGTTTCTTCACAGGAGAAAAAGTTGTTGACTATACTTCGGCGAAATCATCCGACTTGGAACGGTACGCCAAGTATTTTCGCGAGATGCTGAAACGTGGGATCTATCTGGCGCCCTCGCAGTTGGAAGCTTGTTTCTTGTCAACCGTTCACACCGACGAGGATATCGATCGTACATTAGAGGCTTCGCGCGAGGCGATGAAAACTTTATAG
- a CDS encoding glycosyltransferase family 4 protein, whose product MKIGIDARGAIWYRGTGIGTYTFQLIKNLVQVDRKNDYRFFWPGDEFKDLDPTKDEIFNSIERSKDKFWEEVHIPMRVSYEGIDVYHVPQNGIGIPLEKRCPLIVTVHDLIPYVYPETVGRGYLKIFLSEMPKIMEQADRVITVSEHSKQDIKRIFKLPDERLRVIPEAPEDVYQPMDKRLASRFVRENYGIERPYILYVGGFSPRKNVKGLINAFYDLLGDLPEEYKLVIVGKEVRDFEDTALLAEALGLSDRVIFTGFVPVMDMPYLYNAAELFVYPSFYEGFGLPPLEAMACGTPVITTNVSSMPEICEGAALLVDPLHSLALAEAMYRMLTDEELRARLSQQGILRARSFSWRKTAIDTLAIYEEFMR is encoded by the coding sequence ATGAAAATAGGGATTGATGCAAGAGGCGCGATCTGGTACCGGGGTACAGGAATCGGAACATACACCTTCCAATTGATAAAGAACTTGGTTCAGGTGGACCGGAAAAACGACTATCGGTTCTTCTGGCCGGGGGATGAATTTAAAGATCTCGATCCTACCAAGGACGAGATTTTTAACTCTATAGAGAGAAGCAAAGATAAATTCTGGGAAGAAGTGCATATCCCGATGCGTGTGTCATATGAAGGGATCGATGTCTATCATGTACCGCAAAACGGAATCGGTATTCCGCTCGAAAAACGTTGTCCTCTCATTGTCACCGTCCATGACCTCATACCTTATGTATACCCTGAGACCGTTGGCAGGGGTTACCTGAAAATCTTCCTCAGTGAGATGCCGAAAATCATGGAACAAGCAGACCGGGTCATCACGGTTTCCGAGCATTCGAAGCAAGATATCAAGCGCATCTTTAAACTCCCCGATGAACGGCTTCGGGTGATCCCGGAAGCTCCGGAAGACGTGTATCAGCCGATGGATAAGCGATTAGCTTCACGCTTCGTTCGTGAAAACTACGGAATCGAACGTCCGTATATTCTCTACGTGGGAGGATTTTCTCCGCGCAAAAACGTAAAAGGTTTGATCAATGCTTTTTATGACTTACTGGGCGATCTCCCTGAAGAGTATAAACTGGTGATCGTAGGAAAAGAAGTGCGTGATTTTGAAGATACTGCTTTGCTAGCGGAAGCCCTTGGTTTATCCGACCGGGTCATCTTCACAGGATTTGTACCGGTTATGGATATGCCATACTTGTATAACGCTGCGGAGCTTTTCGTGTACCCTTCCTTTTATGAAGGCTTTGGCTTACCTCCTTTGGAAGCGATGGCTTGCGGTACTCCAGTGATCACGACGAACGTCTCTTCGATGCCTGAAATCTGTGAAGGGGCGGCTCTGCTGGTTGACCCTCTTCATAGCCTCGCACTGGCTGAAGCCATGTATCGCATGCTGACGGATGAAGAACTGCGCGCCCGTTTGTCACAACAAGGCATTCTGCGTGCCCGTTCTTTCTCCTGGAGAAAGACGGCGATCGATACGCTCGCCATTTATGAAGAGTTTATGCGATAA
- the hemB gene encoding porphobilinogen synthase, which translates to MLPIEFKRFRRLRRSALLRDMVRETELNIKDLIYPLFATHGTGVKEEIASMPGVYHLSIDLLKREIEEISELGIPAVLLFGIPAVKDELSSEAYAENGIVQQAIRVVKEENPNLVVITDVCLCSYNPMGHCGVVHEGEILNDPSLELLAKTAVSHARAGADIVAPSDMMDGRVAAIRRSLDQENFTHVPVMSYSVKYASAFYGPFRDAAHSAPSFGDRKTYQMDPANVREALREAAADVEEGADFLMVKPALAYMDVIRRLKDTFDLPLVAYNVSAEYSMIKAAALNGWIDEKQIVLEMLTGMKRAGADLIITYHAKDVARWLGK; encoded by the coding sequence ATGTTACCGATCGAATTTAAACGGTTCCGCCGTTTGCGCCGTTCCGCTCTACTGCGGGATATGGTCAGGGAAACGGAATTAAATATCAAAGACTTGATTTACCCATTATTTGCAACGCACGGCACCGGGGTGAAAGAGGAGATTGCATCTATGCCGGGTGTCTATCACCTCTCCATCGATTTGCTTAAACGCGAGATTGAGGAGATTTCGGAGTTAGGCATTCCTGCCGTCCTCTTATTTGGGATTCCTGCCGTCAAAGATGAACTCTCGTCGGAAGCCTATGCGGAGAACGGCATCGTGCAACAAGCGATCCGTGTAGTCAAAGAAGAGAATCCCAATCTTGTCGTTATCACCGATGTTTGTCTTTGCTCATACAATCCGATGGGGCATTGTGGGGTGGTTCATGAGGGTGAGATCCTCAATGATCCGTCATTGGAACTTCTGGCGAAAACGGCAGTTTCTCATGCGCGTGCGGGCGCTGATATCGTCGCACCATCCGATATGATGGACGGACGTGTCGCGGCGATTCGCCGTTCTCTTGACCAAGAAAACTTTACCCATGTGCCTGTCATGTCATATTCTGTGAAATATGCTTCCGCCTTTTACGGTCCCTTCCGCGATGCGGCTCATTCGGCGCCTTCGTTTGGCGATCGCAAGACCTACCAGATGGATCCAGCGAATGTGCGAGAAGCATTGCGTGAAGCAGCTGCCGATGTGGAAGAAGGAGCCGATTTTCTCATGGTCAAACCGGCTCTCGCTTACATGGATGTCATCCGTCGCTTGAAAGACACGTTTGATCTGCCCCTCGTCGCCTACAACGTGTCTGCAGAATATTCGATGATCAAAGCGGCGGCTTTAAACGGTTGGATCGACGAGAAACAAATCGTCCTGGAAATGCTCACAGGCATGAAACGAGCGGGTGCCGACTTGATCATCACGTATCACGCCAAAGATGTCGCCCGCTGGCTGGGCAAATAG